The Polluticoccus soli sequence GTTCAGTTCCACCCTGAGTACAAGAGCACGGTAGAAAATCCGCATCCATTGTTCGTAGCCTTTGTAAAAGCTGCCAAAGAAGCACAGGAAAACCGCAACGGACACGGAGCACACCACAAGTTTGAGAAAAGCGGTGTAGCTGAAGGATAGTTAAGATAATCTTCAATAGAAAAAAGGCTCAACAGAATGTTGAGCCTTTTTTCTATATAGCCAAGTGGTTAGACTGCACCGGTCGGCCAAAGAACGCACTGGCATGTGCATTAAAATCATTAGCATCATCAGTTGTAAAAAACTGCATGGTGCTATTTTTTGTTAAGCGGCTTTCCATTTCGGAATGGCGCTGTAAATAATGCTCCAGGCTATCTGCTACTATATCGCCCTGGGCTACCACTTTAATATTTTCAGGGAGGTGGCTTTTGATCTTGTCGATGATGATGGGATAATGCGTACAGGCCAGCAATACTGTGTCTATCTGCGGCGCTTTTGTAATCAATTCGTCCAGGTATTTTTTGATAAAGAAGTCAGCGCCTTCGCTATTATGCTCGCCATTCTCTATCAGCGGCACCCATATTGGGCAGGCCTGCTGGTGCACTTCAATATCGGGAAACTGGTTGCTAATCTCTATTTCATAGGAGCCTGAGTTGATGGTGCCCTTGGTCCCCAGAACACCTACGTGGCGGGTTTTGGTGTAGTTGCCTATAACTTCGGCGGTTGGCCGGATAACGCCCAACACCCTTTTTGAAGGATCTTCCATATGAGGCAGGTCTTGCTGCTGTATGGTGCGGAGGGCCTTGGCCGATGCCGTATTGCAGGCTAAAACCACCAGCGGACAACCCATTTTAAAGAACCACTCCACACATTCCAGCGTATACTCATGCACCGTTTCGAATGAGCGGTTGCCATATGGCGCCCGGCCATTATCTCCCAGGTAGATATAATCATATTGCGGAAGCTTATCAGCTATCGACTTAAAAACGGTCAGTCCGCCATAACCTGAATCAAAAACGCCAATCGGATGTGTCGCCTGCATTAAAGCGAAGTTAACTGGAAATGTTAAAACGTTTATACTAAGGGCATTTAGGCGTAACTTTGCGTTGATTTTCAGAATATGAGTGATGTTGCAACGCCGCTGGCCGCTTCGGGCTCGGCGCCTCTTACAGCTAAAGATTTCGCTACAGACCAGGAAGTACGCTGGTGCCCCGGCTGCGGCGACTATTCGATATTAAAACAGGTTCAGACCATTCTGCCTCAAACGGGTATCCCGCGCGAGAATGTGGTGATCATTTCCGGTATCGGGTGTAGCTCGCGCTTCCCGTACTACATGAACACCTATGGCATGCACTCGATCCATGGCCGTGCTACGGCTATCGCATCGGGCCTGAAAGCCACCCGCCCTGAACTAAGCGTTTGGGTGGTGACTGGTGACGGAGACAGCCTGAGCATTGGCGGTAATCATACCATTCACCTGCTGCGCAGGAACTTCGATATAAACATCCTGCTGTTCAACAACCAGATATATGGTTTGACCAAAGGTCAGTACTCGCCAACTTCGGAACCGAACAAAGTGACCAAGTCTACCCCGATGGGCAGCCTGGATCATCCGTTTAACCCGCTGGCGCTGGCGCTGGGTGCAGATGCAACGTTCATCGCCCGCAGTATGGATCGCGATCCTAAGCACCTGCAGGCAATGCTGCTTCGCTCCAATGGCCACCATGGAGCATCGCTGCTGGAGATCTACCAGAACTGTAACATCTTCAACGATGGTGCATTCGAGATATTTACTGAAAAAGGTTCTAAAGCAGAAGAAGCCCTGTTCCTGGAGCAAGGCCAGCCGCTGCTGTACGGCGCCAATAAAGACAAGGGCGTAAAACTGGATGGCTACAAACCAACATTGGTAAGCCTGAACGACGGCCACAGCGCCGACGACCTCTGGAAGCACGACGAAAAAGATTTCTTCAAAGCGCAGATATTGACCCGCATGTTCGACAACCCGGAAGTGGAAGGTCACTACCCGCGTCCGTTTGGTGTGTTCTACGCCGCCGAGCGCCCGACATACGAAGACCAGATGCGACTCCAGCTCGAAGAGGCCATCGCTACAAAAGGCAATGGCAACCTTGACAAGCTGCTGGAAGGGAAAGAAACCTGGATAATAGAATAACCTAAAAGGCAAAAAGTAGAACGATACTTTTTGCCTTTTACCTTTTACATTTACCTCTGCCTGAAAAAATTGC is a genomic window containing:
- the murI gene encoding glutamate racemase, which encodes MQATHPIGVFDSGYGGLTVFKSIADKLPQYDYIYLGDNGRAPYGNRSFETVHEYTLECVEWFFKMGCPLVVLACNTASAKALRTIQQQDLPHMEDPSKRVLGVIRPTAEVIGNYTKTRHVGVLGTKGTINSGSYEIEISNQFPDIEVHQQACPIWVPLIENGEHNSEGADFFIKKYLDELITKAPQIDTVLLACTHYPIIIDKIKSHLPENIKVVAQGDIVADSLEHYLQRHSEMESRLTKNSTMQFFTTDDANDFNAHASAFFGRPVQSNHLAI
- a CDS encoding 2-oxoacid:ferredoxin oxidoreductase subunit beta, which produces MSDVATPLAASGSAPLTAKDFATDQEVRWCPGCGDYSILKQVQTILPQTGIPRENVVIISGIGCSSRFPYYMNTYGMHSIHGRATAIASGLKATRPELSVWVVTGDGDSLSIGGNHTIHLLRRNFDINILLFNNQIYGLTKGQYSPTSEPNKVTKSTPMGSLDHPFNPLALALGADATFIARSMDRDPKHLQAMLLRSNGHHGASLLEIYQNCNIFNDGAFEIFTEKGSKAEEALFLEQGQPLLYGANKDKGVKLDGYKPTLVSLNDGHSADDLWKHDEKDFFKAQILTRMFDNPEVEGHYPRPFGVFYAAERPTYEDQMRLQLEEAIATKGNGNLDKLLEGKETWIIE